Below is a genomic region from Dioscorea cayenensis subsp. rotundata cultivar TDr96_F1 unplaced genomic scaffold, TDr96_F1_v2_PseudoChromosome.rev07_lg8_w22 25.fasta BLBR01000584.1, whole genome shotgun sequence.
GGAAGTTTCTGTCCTTTATTTTTTCCAAGTTATTAAATGAATTACGCTAAAATAAtttgttggaattgcaggggcaTCTCTGCGCGGGATACCTCTGCTAGGGTTTTTCGGTTTATTAAGAAGTTCAAACCTCAAGTTGTTTGTCTCATCGAGACTCGGGCTAACTTGGAGCGTCTTGATCGCTTTTGCAAAAAGGTTCCTAACCAATGGGGTTGGGCTGTCATTCTGGCTGATGGTTATTCGGGAGGTATTATTGTCCTTTGGAACACTGTCATTGGGCAAGTTACTCCTCTGGCTTTTTCTCGTCATGCCCTTCATCTTGTTGTTTCTTCTGCGCTGTCGAAAACCTTTCTTATTTCTGTGATTTATAACTCACTTCGTTGGCGTAGCCAACTTTTCCTTTGGAACGAGCTTTCAAAAATCACCCCCCTTGTTATACCTTGGCTTATCTTGGGAGATTTTAATACGGTTCTCTCCAGAAACGAGCATAGGGGGCGAAACTTTTCTTACTATCTTCGCAAATCGCGTTACTTTTCTGATttcattaataataacaatttgtTGGACCTAAAATTTATCGGCTCCCCCTACACCTGGTGCAACAATCAGATTGGCCCGGCCCGTCGTTGGTCAAGACTTGATCGTTGTTTGGTGAATATTGAATGGAACGATATGTTTAAATCCTACACTCTCAAACATTTACAGCGTTCTTTCTCTGACCATTTCCCTCTCTTTTTAACGGctaatttattttctaagcATTCCAAAAGATTGTTTAAATTCGAAAACTTTTGGCTTGAGTTTTTGGGTTGCTTTGAGGCTGTTCGTGAAGCTTTTAATTTCACCCCACACGGCAATCCAATGCATGCTTTTAGTCATCTACTCCTCCGCACTCATAATAGACTTAAATCTTGGAGTATTAACGGGGTCAATGATGTGGAGTCCGCTATCATACATACTGAAAATTTGATCCAAAATCTTGAGTGTTCTGATGCAGATATCGGTTCTCATCAAGTGCTTATGGAACTTTATGCTAAACTTTCTGCCTTGCAGCAACAGTGCAGTATCAAATGGGCTCAGCAGGCCCGTCTATTATGGGTTAAAGATGGTGacaaaaacacaaaagttttacatgctattgctcgCACTCGCTCACATACTAATTTCATTCCTCAAATTGAAGATTTAAATGGCAATAAGCATTGCACTCCGGAGGATGTTGAAAAGGCCTTTCTCAATTATTATCAACAACTTTGGAAAGCTCCCTCTAGTCCCAATATTAACTTCGACGAAGCTCTTCCCTCGGATTTACCCTCTCTTACTCCTATGGATTGCGAGTACCTTATTAGGGAGATCACTATGGAAGAAGTCTACGCTGCTCTCCTCGATCTCCCTTCAGGTAAGTCCCCTGGTCCAGATGGTTTCAACGtcgaattttataaaaaattttggccTAATATTGGTAATCAACTTTTTTCTgccattcattatttttttaaacatgctTTCATGCCAAAATCTTGGGCTAAAACTTATATTGCTCTAATTCCTAAAAAAGATAAACCTAAATTGGTTTCGGATTTTCGCCCCATATCCCTTTGCAACGTTTGTTTTAAAATAGTCACCAAAATTCTTACCGAACGTCTTCAGATGGTCATTACTAATCTTATTGGTAAAGAGCAAGTGCGATTTGTTGCTGGTCGTTGcccttttgataatattatcactGTGCAAGAAGCTGCTCACTCTATTGAAACTGATACCTCAAgtccccctaggatgattatcAAACTTGATATCGAGAAGGCATACGATACTCTgagttggagtgcaattcttgccgtGTTATCTAGAATGAACTTTCCCCCAatttggatctcttggattTCGAATTGCCTTAATGCTAGCTCTTTTTCCCTTCTGATTAATGGCACTCCCACTCCCTGGTTTTCTTCCTCTAGGGGGATTAGACAGGGGGATCCTATCTCTCCATACTTATTCATCCTTGTGTCTCAAA
It encodes:
- the LOC120254702 gene encoding uncharacterized protein LOC120254702, whose translation is MNYAKIICWNCRGISARDTSARVFRFIKKFKPQVVCLIETRANLERLDRFCKKVPNQWGWAVILADGYSGGIIVLWNTVIGQVTPLAFSRHALHLVVSSALSKTFLISVIYNSLRWRSQLFLWNELSKITPLVIPWLILGDFNTVLSRNEHRGRNFSYYLRKSRYFSDFINNNNLLDLKFIGSPYTWCNNQIGPARRWSRLDRCLVNIEWNDMFKSYTLKHLQRSFSDHFPLFLTANLFSKHSKRLFKFENFWLEFLGCFEAVREAFNFTPHGNPMHAFSHLLLRTHNRLKSWSINGVNDVESAIIHTENLIQNLECSDADIGSHQVLMELYAKLSALQQQCSIKWAQQARLLWVKDGDKNTKVLHAIARTRSHTNFIPQIEDLNGNKHCTPEDVEKAFLNYYQQLWKAPSSPNINFDEALPSDLPSLTPMDCEYLIREITMEEVYAALLDLPSVIDTSGVNQWVWYPKPTCSKISICFTIDSINKDLPPIVGLCFDGPFIFTNAISRLEIQVRTIGFFISNANYKVILARRLSQPLNDNSSDAILAIELPLRTTLQLKSR